In one Arthrobacter jinronghuae genomic region, the following are encoded:
- a CDS encoding long-chain-fatty-acid--CoA ligase, giving the protein MHNLAGILTDTVARFPERTALKLDETVVSYAALDAMSAKVAGLLASRGVEPGDRVALVMPNIPQMAFLYYGTLRHGAVVVPMNPLLKAREVAYHLQDSGARIVFAWEGVAAEVSAGAEEAGGVEVVSVDSAAFLQLLAGADSRTEVAEVDDQDTAVILYTSGTTGRPKGAALTHRNLLTNAYVAQSLLNTVETDVHFGGLPFFHVFGQTAALNSSVLSGASISLLPRFDAGKALEIIERDGVTIFEGVPTMYVGMLRHPAVKNTNLSSLRGAITGGSAMPLEILHEFEEVFGIELLEGYGLSETSPIVSFNVPGGDRRPGSIGKTVAGTEVRMLDPDGNDVPVGEVGELSVRGDGVMKGYWKNDDATAAAIPDGWFRTGDLARFDEDANIYIVDRKKDIILRGGYNVYPREIEEVLYEHPAVAEAAVIGIPDPLHGEEIAAVVGLREEAVPADDAAREELIADIQQFTKDRLAAYKYPRLIELTDALPKGPTGKILKREIKVSAPLAAEAPGA; this is encoded by the coding sequence ATGCACAACCTCGCCGGCATCCTGACCGACACGGTGGCGCGCTTTCCGGAGCGGACAGCCCTGAAGCTAGATGAAACCGTAGTCTCCTACGCGGCCCTCGACGCCATGAGCGCCAAGGTTGCCGGCCTCCTGGCCAGCCGGGGGGTGGAGCCCGGAGACCGCGTTGCGCTGGTGATGCCGAACATCCCGCAGATGGCGTTCCTGTACTACGGCACCCTGCGCCACGGCGCCGTCGTCGTTCCCATGAACCCGCTGCTGAAGGCCCGCGAGGTGGCCTACCACCTGCAGGACTCGGGTGCCCGGATTGTCTTCGCGTGGGAGGGCGTGGCCGCGGAAGTCTCCGCCGGGGCGGAAGAGGCCGGCGGCGTGGAGGTGGTCTCCGTGGATTCCGCCGCTTTCCTGCAGTTGCTTGCCGGTGCGGACAGCCGAACGGAAGTGGCGGAGGTGGATGACCAGGACACCGCGGTGATCCTCTACACCTCCGGAACCACGGGGCGGCCCAAGGGCGCTGCCCTCACGCACCGGAACCTTCTCACCAACGCCTATGTTGCCCAGTCCCTGCTGAACACGGTGGAGACTGATGTCCACTTCGGCGGACTGCCATTCTTCCATGTGTTCGGCCAGACCGCGGCCCTGAACTCGTCCGTCCTGTCCGGTGCCTCCATCAGCCTGCTGCCTCGCTTTGATGCGGGCAAGGCGCTGGAAATCATCGAGCGCGACGGCGTGACCATCTTCGAAGGCGTGCCCACCATGTACGTAGGCATGCTGCGCCACCCGGCGGTCAAGAACACCAACCTGTCCTCCCTGCGCGGAGCCATCACCGGTGGTTCCGCCATGCCGCTGGAAATCCTGCACGAGTTCGAGGAGGTTTTCGGCATCGAACTGCTGGAGGGTTACGGCCTCTCGGAAACCTCGCCGATTGTCTCCTTCAACGTTCCCGGCGGCGACCGCCGGCCCGGTTCCATCGGCAAAACCGTGGCAGGGACAGAGGTCCGGATGCTGGACCCGGACGGCAACGACGTTCCGGTCGGCGAGGTCGGGGAGCTGTCCGTCCGCGGCGACGGAGTGATGAAGGGCTACTGGAAGAACGACGACGCCACGGCCGCTGCCATCCCGGACGGCTGGTTCCGGACCGGGGACCTGGCCCGTTTCGACGAGGACGCCAACATCTACATAGTGGACCGCAAGAAGGACATCATTCTGCGCGGCGGCTACAACGTGTATCCCCGCGAGATCGAAGAGGTGCTCTACGAACACCCGGCCGTGGCCGAAGCCGCGGTCATCGGCATCCCCGACCCGCTGCACGGCGAGGAAATCGCGGCCGTTGTGGGGCTTCGAGAAGAGGCAGTTCCTGCTGACGACGCGGCCCGGGAAGAGCTGATTGCGGACATCCAGCAGTTCACCAAGGACCGGTTGGCCGCGTACAAGTATCCCCGGCTCATCGAACTGACCGATGCGCTGCCCAAGGGGCCCACGGGCAAGATCCTGAAGCGCGAAATCAAGGTCTCCGCACCCCTGGCGGCCGAAGCGCCCGGGGCATAG
- a CDS encoding EamA family transporter, whose protein sequence is MARARVKGSQTALRPGASGIFVALASSAVFGLSGSFAKSLLETGWSPTGAVAVRMLGAALVLAVPTALVLHGRWEQVRGNWRTIVLFGFIGVAGCQFFYFNAVERLSVGVALLLEFLAPVLMVLWIWAATRRRPGTRTVLGAVAAVAGLVLVLDLGGSTRIDPVGVLWGLAAAVCLAIYFFMTAKQNDSLPPLVLATGGMFVGGVTMAALGLTGILSLDFSTTDVDLAGWRTAWWVPLIGLVLFSTVLAYVTGIIAARSLGSRVASFVSLTEVLFAVLWAWLLLSELPRPVQLAGGCLIVAGVVLVRSDEPAGLPGEAAADVEPYA, encoded by the coding sequence ATGGCACGGGCGCGGGTAAAAGGCAGCCAAACAGCGCTGCGGCCGGGGGCGTCCGGAATTTTCGTGGCGCTGGCATCGTCGGCGGTGTTCGGATTGTCCGGATCCTTTGCGAAGTCGCTGCTGGAAACCGGTTGGAGCCCCACCGGTGCCGTTGCTGTCCGGATGCTCGGAGCGGCACTCGTCCTCGCGGTTCCCACTGCGCTCGTCCTGCACGGCCGCTGGGAACAGGTGCGTGGCAACTGGCGCACCATTGTGCTGTTCGGGTTCATCGGGGTGGCCGGGTGCCAGTTCTTCTATTTCAACGCAGTGGAGCGCCTGTCAGTGGGCGTGGCCCTGTTGCTGGAATTCCTGGCACCGGTACTGATGGTGCTTTGGATTTGGGCTGCCACACGACGCCGGCCCGGCACCCGCACGGTCCTCGGCGCGGTGGCCGCCGTGGCGGGGCTGGTGCTGGTCCTGGATTTGGGCGGCAGCACGCGCATTGACCCGGTAGGGGTGCTGTGGGGACTCGCCGCCGCGGTCTGCCTGGCGATCTATTTCTTCATGACCGCCAAGCAGAACGATTCCCTCCCGCCGCTGGTGCTGGCCACCGGAGGCATGTTCGTGGGCGGTGTCACCATGGCCGCGTTGGGCCTCACCGGCATCCTGTCCCTGGATTTCAGCACCACGGATGTGGACCTGGCAGGTTGGCGGACCGCCTGGTGGGTCCCGCTGATCGGCCTGGTGCTGTTCTCCACGGTGCTGGCCTACGTCACCGGAATCATTGCGGCCCGCTCCCTCGGCTCCCGGGTGGCGTCGTTCGTGTCCCTGACCGAGGTGCTGTTCGCCGTCCTGTGGGCGTGGCTGCTGCTTTCGGAGCTGCCACGCCCCGTCCAGCTGGCCGGCGGGTGCCTGATCGTTGCCGGCGTTGTGCTGGTTCGTTCCGACGAACCGGCCGGGCTTCCGGGGGAGGCAGCGGCCGACGTCGAGCCCTACGCCTAA
- a CDS encoding Ig-like domain-containing protein, whose translation MQENTRNISARVGAVSAVALLAVSGAFIAGPAMAAEVTPSPGPSETTTPSPTPAPSVSSTATPDPTDTAAPTPTDTAAPAPTGTAAPTPTGTASPTPTETAPAVLAPPTTNLADGDVIKTSHLIKGTAPGATSVELSVNGAEPQTIPVAEDGTWSVFAPTFVATGGETLTLSIVAVNGDTRSAATIVVVTLEDAPLPAPTLTTPFRVVDTLKVLTGNGVPGATVTITIGGDEATPVTGTATVGENGSWELTLETPLGYGAHNVALVQSQEGKDSSEEISSVILVAPAAPVVTTPGEGAEIPVNKLPAAITGTAVPGADVELVVDFDLDGEADVDELAIQATVADASGNWSVPMNPVAEGAHNIVAIQAVGDVVSDFSDTGFTVTAAVVDPPVTVNPVPVGNPGAGGLPDTGAANLGLLAGGGAALLTAGGAALLFNRRRNMASES comes from the coding sequence ATGCAGGAAAATACACGCAACATTTCGGCACGGGTCGGTGCCGTTAGCGCCGTAGCGCTTTTGGCGGTCAGTGGTGCATTCATTGCAGGCCCCGCGATGGCCGCAGAGGTGACACCGTCTCCGGGTCCCAGCGAGACCACCACGCCGTCTCCGACGCCGGCTCCTTCGGTCTCCAGCACGGCGACTCCGGATCCCACGGATACGGCCGCTCCGACGCCCACTGACACCGCCGCCCCGGCGCCCACCGGGACCGCTGCCCCGACACCCACCGGCACCGCCTCCCCGACGCCCACCGAGACCGCACCCGCAGTTCTGGCGCCGCCCACGACGAATCTGGCCGATGGTGATGTCATTAAGACGAGCCACCTCATCAAGGGAACAGCGCCGGGGGCCACCTCTGTGGAATTGTCCGTCAACGGAGCAGAGCCGCAGACCATCCCGGTAGCGGAAGACGGCACGTGGAGTGTCTTCGCGCCCACCTTCGTCGCGACGGGCGGGGAGACGCTGACGCTTTCGATAGTTGCCGTCAACGGCGACACCAGGTCAGCTGCCACCATCGTCGTAGTGACCCTTGAAGATGCTCCGCTGCCGGCTCCGACCCTCACCACCCCGTTCCGCGTCGTCGACACTCTGAAGGTTCTGACCGGCAACGGCGTGCCGGGGGCCACCGTCACGATCACGATCGGCGGGGACGAAGCAACACCGGTTACCGGCACAGCCACAGTTGGCGAGAACGGCAGCTGGGAGCTGACCCTCGAGACGCCCCTGGGCTACGGAGCCCATAACGTGGCCCTCGTGCAGTCGCAGGAAGGCAAGGATAGCTCTGAGGAAATCTCCAGCGTCATCCTCGTGGCCCCCGCCGCTCCGGTGGTCACCACCCCGGGCGAGGGCGCCGAAATCCCCGTCAACAAGCTGCCGGCAGCAATCACCGGTACCGCGGTGCCGGGTGCCGACGTCGAGCTCGTCGTCGACTTCGACCTCGACGGTGAAGCGGATGTGGATGAACTCGCGATCCAGGCAACCGTCGCCGATGCCAGCGGCAACTGGTCCGTCCCGATGAATCCTGTGGCTGAGGGCGCCCACAACATTGTTGCCATCCAGGCCGTCGGAGACGTTGTGTCCGATTTCTCCGACACCGGCTTCACCGTTACGGCTGCAGTCGTTGACCCGCCCGTCACCGTCAACCCCGTTCCGGTCGGAAACCCGGGAGCGGGCGGACTGCCCGACACCGGTGCGGCGAACCTGGGCCTGCTGGCCGGAGGCGGAGCAGCCCTGCTCACCGCCGGTGGTGCCGCCCTGTTGTTCAACCGCCGCCGCAATATGGCTTCGGAGTCCTAG
- a CDS encoding trypsin-like serine protease, translating into MQESSRPLYARVGALSAAALLAVSGAFIAGPAMADTGDTPQPTTTETPAAPLLQGTGELAPGLEEALQRDLGMTVDEFVAAGELSQKASAALAQLRATKGFVNIEIRDNGLVVTGSGEELEALAAELDATVVEPAAPAEAPSLQAPIELLTQAPEAPAADETETAVVEGGASEPEAKQATDLQDLLSAYASAVGTENLRSVSGSPERGFTIDLGDPFAIEGTPSAARTAPAMSPEEFDKQYTNVKLNPNQPEVKPKADDTVVGGAGYYSEVGSSRYSCSVGYTGYNASGAEAIITAGHCADGAGSQTFLEVTTDEFGTGEELGTFGSWSHDGTAEAPGTDIAVIDNINTELDLRAETANWENTEDLSATTVKLKGTTSPVVGAPICKSGRTTNWDCGTITELGIASVSGVWVHGFFTDVFVDGGDSGGAMISGEYGVGITSGGADNEPISFAADLDTALASVPGYTVGIHLDAPALTSPANNGTVDTDAVITGTAPAGSTVNVTIDGEDAKAETAADGTWTIKAPTLVPADEKITITAQAVNGYNKSSVSEFELTVKEAPLPAPVFTTPATVLHSIETIEGTGVAGATVALTVPGDAEEEDVATAAVLDTEVDDEGNWSVTLEEPLTYGVYELSAVQGGIDGKEESGAATLNLTVAPDAPVITSPTDGQEFVEGSLPNEITGTGTAGVEVTVAIDGKALEAVVVDEDGNWSVPMGDLTAGDYGITAAQTINSAPSADAFAGITVTAAPVVVDPAPAANPGGGLPDTGAANLGLLAGGGASLLAAGAAALMYNKRRRVSVDA; encoded by the coding sequence ATGCAGGAAAGTTCACGCCCGCTCTATGCACGGGTAGGCGCCCTTAGCGCCGCTGCCCTTCTGGCGGTGAGCGGCGCATTCATCGCCGGCCCGGCCATGGCTGATACCGGGGACACCCCGCAGCCGACCACGACCGAAACACCTGCCGCACCGCTGCTGCAGGGTACCGGAGAACTGGCACCCGGCCTCGAGGAGGCCCTCCAGCGCGATCTCGGGATGACCGTCGATGAATTCGTGGCTGCAGGCGAGCTGAGCCAAAAGGCCTCAGCTGCCCTAGCGCAGCTCAGGGCCACCAAGGGCTTTGTCAACATCGAAATCCGTGACAATGGCTTGGTTGTTACCGGCAGCGGCGAAGAACTCGAGGCACTCGCCGCGGAACTCGATGCCACTGTTGTTGAGCCCGCAGCCCCCGCTGAAGCTCCGTCCCTGCAGGCTCCCATTGAGCTTCTCACCCAGGCGCCCGAGGCGCCCGCGGCGGACGAAACAGAGACTGCGGTAGTTGAAGGAGGAGCTTCTGAGCCTGAGGCCAAGCAGGCCACCGATCTGCAAGACCTTCTGTCTGCCTACGCCTCTGCCGTGGGTACCGAGAACCTGAGGTCAGTCTCCGGCAGCCCGGAGCGAGGCTTCACCATCGACCTCGGCGACCCGTTCGCCATCGAGGGCACCCCTTCGGCGGCACGCACGGCTCCTGCCATGTCCCCGGAGGAATTTGATAAGCAGTACACGAATGTGAAGCTCAACCCGAACCAGCCCGAGGTGAAGCCCAAGGCTGACGACACCGTCGTCGGCGGCGCCGGCTACTACTCCGAGGTCGGCTCGAGCCGTTACAGCTGCTCCGTGGGCTACACCGGATACAACGCGAGTGGCGCCGAGGCCATTATCACCGCAGGGCACTGCGCAGACGGTGCTGGCAGCCAGACCTTCCTCGAAGTGACGACCGACGAATTCGGTACGGGTGAAGAGCTCGGTACGTTCGGATCGTGGTCGCACGACGGCACGGCGGAGGCACCCGGTACCGACATAGCTGTCATCGATAACATCAACACCGAGCTGGACCTCCGCGCGGAGACGGCCAACTGGGAAAACACAGAAGACCTCTCCGCCACTACGGTCAAGCTCAAGGGCACCACTTCGCCTGTCGTAGGCGCCCCGATCTGCAAGTCGGGCAGGACCACCAATTGGGACTGCGGCACGATCACTGAGCTGGGAATCGCCTCCGTATCAGGTGTCTGGGTCCACGGCTTCTTTACCGATGTTTTCGTGGACGGGGGCGACTCCGGCGGAGCGATGATCTCCGGCGAATACGGCGTGGGCATCACCAGCGGCGGGGCCGATAATGAACCCATCTCCTTTGCCGCTGATCTGGATACCGCGCTGGCCTCTGTCCCGGGCTACACGGTGGGCATCCACCTGGACGCACCCGCGCTGACCAGCCCGGCGAACAACGGCACCGTTGACACCGACGCGGTCATCACCGGCACCGCTCCTGCCGGCAGCACCGTAAACGTGACCATCGACGGCGAAGACGCCAAGGCAGAGACCGCCGCCGACGGCACCTGGACGATCAAGGCACCGACCCTGGTCCCAGCAGACGAAAAGATCACCATCACCGCGCAGGCCGTCAACGGATACAACAAATCGTCTGTCAGCGAATTCGAGCTGACGGTCAAGGAAGCCCCCCTGCCGGCGCCGGTCTTCACGACTCCTGCCACAGTGCTGCATTCCATTGAGACCATTGAAGGCACCGGCGTAGCCGGCGCCACCGTGGCTTTGACTGTGCCGGGCGACGCCGAGGAAGAGGACGTAGCTACGGCTGCGGTTCTCGATACCGAGGTCGACGACGAAGGCAACTGGTCGGTAACCCTCGAGGAACCGCTGACGTACGGCGTCTACGAGCTGTCCGCGGTCCAGGGCGGCATTGACGGCAAGGAAGAATCGGGGGCAGCGACGCTGAACCTTACGGTCGCACCCGACGCTCCGGTGATCACCTCCCCCACTGACGGCCAGGAGTTCGTTGAAGGTTCACTCCCCAACGAAATCACCGGTACCGGCACCGCCGGCGTCGAGGTGACCGTTGCTATCGATGGCAAGGCCCTCGAAGCCGTAGTCGTGGATGAAGACGGCAACTGGTCCGTTCCGATGGGCGATTTGACCGCCGGCGACTACGGGATCACGGCCGCCCAGACCATCAACAGTGCTCCGTCGGCCGATGCCTTCGCGGGCATCACGGTCACCGCAGCTCCGGTTGTGGTGGACCCCGCTCCGGCCGCTAACCCGGGTGGCGGACTGCCTGATACCGGCGCCGCCAACCTCGGTCTGCTTGCCGGAGGTGGAGCATCCCTGCTCGCCGCCGGTGCCGCGGCGCTGATGTACAACAAGCGCCGCCGGGTCTCCGTGGACGCCTAA
- a CDS encoding sigma-70 family RNA polymerase sigma factor: MSAFSGVPSSLLPFEKARQARGDLQQALHNELVLRYREIAETAAAAYAGRGRELADLRQVAYMGLIKAVRRFDPAVGPHFPAFAVPTIHGELKRYLRDHSWVVRPPRQLQDLRTAIARLQPELLQTLGREPSLRELSEALGVTTKAVSEALNCQSSLRPESLEALADTTGAEQWAVADGRLERAENLAMLRRAVRNLTDQDKELLFLRYFHEESQQAIGERLGLTQMQVSRGLARILVRLQHELLGASTLNQAATPAVGGSATA, translated from the coding sequence ATGAGCGCTTTCTCCGGTGTTCCGTCCTCCCTGCTTCCATTTGAAAAAGCCCGCCAGGCACGCGGTGACCTGCAGCAGGCACTGCACAACGAACTTGTCCTCCGGTACCGGGAAATCGCGGAAACGGCTGCCGCCGCCTACGCGGGGCGGGGACGTGAGCTGGCGGACCTGCGCCAGGTCGCGTACATGGGACTAATCAAGGCGGTTCGCCGCTTTGACCCTGCCGTCGGCCCGCACTTTCCGGCCTTCGCGGTTCCCACCATTCATGGAGAGCTCAAGCGCTACCTCCGGGATCACTCCTGGGTAGTCCGGCCCCCGCGGCAGCTCCAGGACCTGCGGACCGCCATCGCCAGGCTGCAACCGGAACTCCTGCAGACGCTGGGGCGGGAGCCGTCGCTCCGTGAATTGTCCGAGGCGTTGGGAGTCACCACGAAAGCCGTTTCGGAAGCACTGAACTGCCAGAGCAGTCTTCGCCCGGAATCCCTGGAAGCGCTGGCAGACACCACCGGCGCCGAGCAATGGGCCGTAGCCGACGGGCGGCTGGAACGGGCCGAAAACCTTGCCATGCTCCGCCGCGCCGTGCGGAACCTGACGGATCAGGACAAGGAACTGTTGTTCCTGCGGTATTTCCACGAGGAATCCCAGCAGGCCATCGGAGAACGGCTGGGCCTGACCCAGATGCAGGTCTCCCGCGGACTGGCGAGGATTCTGGTGCGGCTGCAGCATGAATTGCTGGGTGCTTCCACGCTCAACCAAGCCGCGACTCCCGCGGTCGGGGGCAGTGCAACCGCCTGA
- a CDS encoding S66 family peptidase, with protein sequence MDPAAAPKTSTPEKTVPLATVPPKLAKGDLLRVIAPAASRAMVAEHDHSALIERRFAGLGLRLSYGRHVDERDIFDSTSVASRVADLHDAFADPEVKGILTVIGGFNSNELLPYLDWDLIAANPKILCGYSDITALQNAIFARTGLVTYSGPHWSSFGMRDHFDLTQQWFVDALVDGYRMELAPSAEWIDDAWFLDQDNRSPRPGSGWWNLQQGAASGRIIGGNLCTLNLLQGTAQMPPLAGSVLMLEDDEATDPRTFARDLTSLLQQPDAEDIQGLVIGRFQASSGITLPHLQEIAAQPALAGLPVLANVDFGHTQPQLTLPIGGRAELTVDASGGRLRLSDR encoded by the coding sequence ATGGATCCCGCCGCCGCTCCGAAAACCAGCACCCCGGAAAAGACAGTCCCGTTAGCCACCGTCCCGCCCAAACTGGCCAAAGGCGACCTGCTGCGCGTCATTGCTCCGGCGGCGAGCCGCGCCATGGTGGCCGAACACGATCACAGCGCACTCATCGAGCGCCGCTTCGCCGGCCTGGGCCTGCGGCTTTCCTACGGCCGCCACGTGGATGAGCGCGACATTTTCGACTCCACATCGGTCGCCTCCCGCGTTGCCGACCTGCATGACGCGTTTGCGGATCCGGAGGTCAAGGGCATCCTGACCGTCATCGGCGGCTTCAACAGCAATGAACTGCTCCCCTATCTGGATTGGGACCTGATTGCCGCCAATCCGAAGATCCTGTGCGGATACTCCGACATTACGGCGCTGCAGAACGCGATTTTCGCCCGCACCGGCCTGGTGACCTATTCCGGTCCGCATTGGTCCAGCTTCGGCATGCGGGACCATTTTGACCTAACCCAGCAGTGGTTCGTGGACGCCCTGGTGGACGGCTACCGGATGGAGCTTGCCCCCTCCGCGGAGTGGATCGACGATGCCTGGTTCCTGGACCAGGACAACCGCAGTCCCCGGCCGGGGAGCGGATGGTGGAACCTGCAGCAAGGCGCCGCATCCGGCCGTATTATCGGCGGGAACCTGTGCACGCTGAACCTCCTGCAGGGCACCGCGCAGATGCCTCCGCTGGCCGGCTCCGTGCTCATGCTGGAAGACGATGAAGCCACCGATCCCAGGACCTTTGCCCGTGACCTCACCTCCCTGCTCCAGCAGCCGGACGCGGAAGATATCCAAGGCCTGGTCATCGGCAGGTTCCAGGCGTCCAGCGGCATCACCCTGCCGCATCTGCAGGAGATCGCGGCGCAGCCTGCCCTGGCGGGCCTGCCGGTTCTGGCCAACGTGGACTTCGGGCACACCCAGCCGCAGCTGACCCTGCCGATCGGCGGCCGCGCGGAACTGACCGTGGACGCATCCGGCGGCCGGCTTCGCCTGAGCGACCGCTAG
- a CDS encoding glycosyltransferase family 9 protein → MPEVADRPELLVLRALKLGDLLVAVPALKALRREYPEHRIRYAAQEWLRPILPLTGAVDDLLPLHGLDVPIPLAPGLIDVAVNLHGSGPESCSRIEALQPGRRIGHAGPGWDGPPWKDGVHERERWAGLLSWHGIPADPLDYRLEPPPAEENAPEAVVIHVGAAYGSRLWPADRFADVARELDAAGFPILFTGSGAERQRALAVADAAGLGAERVVAGELRLDEFAAVISRSRLVISADTGAAHLASAYARPSVVLFGPAPVSEWGPPPGPHIALTDGSRRRGDTFATDPDPALLAVTVEDVLAAVEKLEAL, encoded by the coding sequence ATGCCCGAGGTGGCCGACCGTCCCGAACTACTGGTGCTGCGAGCCCTGAAACTCGGGGATCTGCTGGTCGCGGTTCCGGCGCTGAAGGCCCTGCGGCGGGAGTATCCGGAGCACCGCATCCGGTACGCGGCGCAGGAGTGGCTGCGTCCCATCCTGCCGCTCACCGGGGCCGTGGATGACCTGCTTCCCCTGCACGGCCTGGATGTGCCCATTCCGCTCGCGCCCGGACTAATCGACGTTGCCGTGAACCTGCACGGCAGCGGTCCGGAGAGCTGCAGCCGGATCGAGGCGCTGCAGCCCGGTCGCCGGATCGGTCATGCGGGACCCGGGTGGGACGGTCCGCCGTGGAAGGACGGTGTCCACGAACGGGAGCGGTGGGCAGGATTGCTGTCCTGGCACGGCATCCCTGCGGATCCGCTGGATTACCGTTTGGAGCCGCCGCCGGCGGAGGAAAACGCGCCGGAAGCGGTAGTGATCCATGTGGGCGCGGCCTACGGCAGCCGGCTTTGGCCAGCGGACCGGTTTGCCGACGTCGCCCGTGAACTGGACGCCGCAGGTTTCCCGATTCTCTTTACGGGCAGCGGGGCCGAGCGGCAGCGGGCGCTCGCCGTCGCCGACGCCGCCGGGCTTGGGGCGGAGCGCGTGGTGGCCGGTGAGCTTCGGCTGGACGAGTTCGCCGCCGTGATTTCCCGGTCCCGGCTCGTGATCTCGGCCGATACCGGAGCCGCACACTTGGCATCGGCCTATGCCCGGCCGTCGGTGGTCCTGTTCGGCCCGGCGCCGGTCAGCGAATGGGGTCCGCCGCCGGGGCCGCACATCGCCCTGACCGACGGCAGCCGACGCCGCGGAGACACCTTCGCCACGGATCCGGACCCCGCGCTGCTGGCGGTCACGGTAGAGGACGTCCTGGCCGCCGTGGAGAAGCTCGAGGCGCTCTAG
- a CDS encoding D-glycero-alpha-D-manno-heptose-1,7-bisphosphate 7-phosphatase: MGIFRPPPRAVLFDRDGTLIVDVPYNADPARVWPMPGAAEVLAGLRRSGVPIGVITNQSGIGRGLLSADEVAGVNAAVEDLLGPFDVWEICPHAPGFGCICRKPRPGMVLRASRRLGLDPVEVAVIGDIGIDMRAAAAAGARGVLVPTVVTRAEETAAAKFVARDLAGAVDLLWGPG, translated from the coding sequence ATGGGAATCTTCCGGCCGCCGCCGCGTGCCGTTCTGTTTGACCGGGACGGCACGCTCATCGTTGACGTGCCTTACAACGCGGACCCGGCGCGGGTGTGGCCGATGCCCGGCGCCGCCGAGGTGCTGGCCGGGCTGCGGCGTTCCGGCGTGCCCATCGGGGTCATCACGAACCAGTCCGGCATCGGCCGCGGATTGCTCTCCGCCGACGAGGTAGCCGGTGTCAACGCAGCAGTCGAAGATCTGCTGGGCCCGTTCGACGTCTGGGAAATCTGCCCGCATGCTCCGGGCTTCGGCTGCATCTGCCGCAAGCCGCGGCCGGGCATGGTGCTGCGGGCCAGCCGGCGCCTGGGACTCGATCCGGTGGAAGTAGCCGTGATCGGCGATATCGGTATCGATATGCGGGCTGCGGCCGCAGCCGGTGCGCGCGGGGTTCTGGTGCCCACCGTCGTGACCCGGGCCGAAGAAACCGCTGCGGCAAAGTTCGTGGCCCGGGACCTCGCGGGTGCGGTTGACCTGCTCTGGGGTCCCGGGTGA
- a CDS encoding glycosyltransferase family 9 protein, with the protein MSRRVLVARLDGAGDVLLAGPAVRAVAAAPGVEAVLLCGPQGAQAGRLLPGVTQVLEWSCPWILNPAPAPSPALLQDLREVVAASRAEEAVILTSFHQSPLPLALLLREAGVRTVTGASTDYAGALLTHRLKPGEDFPEDQPEAERALRIAAAAGFPLPAGDDGRLRLGPLPDVSHLVGTGPYIVVHPGAAVPARAWPALHHAAAVELLTAAGFRVVVTGGPGEKELTATVAAVAGLDLGGRTDLAALAAVLAGADAVVVGNTGPAHLAAATGTPVVSLFAPVVPAIRWAPYRVPLELLGNQHAACSGTRARICPVPGHPCLSGVSPEQVVEAVQRLVTGVPSLQTHREMRHR; encoded by the coding sequence GTGAGCCGCCGGGTACTCGTGGCTCGGCTCGACGGGGCCGGCGACGTGCTGCTCGCCGGACCTGCCGTCCGGGCGGTGGCCGCGGCTCCGGGTGTGGAAGCGGTGCTGCTGTGCGGACCGCAGGGTGCGCAAGCCGGGCGGCTGCTGCCCGGCGTCACACAGGTACTCGAGTGGTCCTGTCCCTGGATTCTGAATCCCGCTCCGGCCCCCTCCCCCGCCCTGCTTCAGGACCTGCGGGAGGTAGTCGCCGCCTCCCGGGCCGAGGAAGCGGTGATCCTCACGTCCTTCCACCAGTCCCCGCTGCCACTGGCCTTGCTGCTCCGCGAAGCCGGGGTACGCACCGTTACGGGGGCGTCCACCGATTACGCCGGGGCGCTGCTGACGCACCGGCTCAAACCCGGGGAGGACTTCCCTGAAGACCAGCCGGAGGCGGAGCGCGCGCTGCGGATCGCTGCCGCCGCAGGTTTTCCGCTTCCCGCCGGCGACGACGGCCGGCTGCGGCTGGGACCGCTGCCCGATGTCTCCCACCTGGTGGGCACCGGACCCTACATCGTGGTGCATCCCGGCGCTGCGGTGCCGGCCCGGGCCTGGCCGGCGCTGCACCATGCCGCCGCCGTCGAGCTGCTCACCGCCGCCGGGTTCCGCGTGGTGGTCACCGGCGGCCCCGGGGAGAAGGAGCTGACCGCCACCGTGGCGGCCGTGGCAGGCCTGGATCTGGGCGGACGCACCGATCTGGCCGCGCTGGCGGCGGTCCTGGCCGGAGCGGATGCGGTGGTGGTTGGAAACACCGGACCGGCCCATCTGGCGGCCGCCACAGGCACTCCGGTGGTGAGCCTCTTCGCGCCCGTGGTGCCCGCCATCCGGTGGGCCCCCTACCGGGTGCCGCTGGAACTGCTGGGGAACCAGCACGCTGCCTGCAGCGGAACCCGTGCCCGGATCTGCCCGGTGCCCGGGCATCCCTGCCTCTCCGGTGTTTCCCCCGAGCAGGTGGTGGAAGCCGTGCAGCGCCTGGTCACCGGTGTGCCGTCGCTGCAGACCCACCGCGAAATGAGGCACCGATGA